TTTCCTGGTAGGCAGGGGGAGTTATGGCTATTATGAACAAAAAAATTACTGGTGTCCTTGTTTTTTGCATGCTAATTCTGTTGATTTGCCCTCCTTCCCTGGCTAATGCCAAGGCGGTTCTTGTATTGTGTTATCATAATGTAACCGACCAACCGGGGCAGGATATATATGCTGTAACACCGGCAAATTTAAAAAGTCATTTGACGTATTTAAAAGAACAGGGGTATACGCCGATCTCACTTAAAGAATATATTGCCGCCAGCCAAACCGGTGCCGCATTACCGGATAAACCGGTGCTGCTCACGTTTGATGACGGGTATCAGTCGGTGTATACCAAGGTGTTTCCATTACTGAAAGAATATCGTTATCCCGGAATGATAGCCATTGTTACTTCCTGGCTGGATTATGCGCCGGCTGAACTCGGACCGCTGGTAACCTGGCAGCAAATAAGGGAAATGGAGGGTTCCGGCTTAATCGACGTAGCCTCTCACTCCCATGACATGCATCGTTTTACTGTGATTACCCCTCAGGGTGATCGTGGCCCGTTATTAAGCAGGCTGCAATATAAAAACGGCCGGTATGAGACGGTTGACGAGCAGCGTGAGCGGGTAAGGCGGGATTTACATGAATCCCAGGCTGCTTTTAACAAGGAATTGGGTCATACGGTGCAAGCCGTGGTCTGGCCTTATGGCGCCTATACGCCATCTGCCGTCACAGATGCACTGCAAGAGGGCTTTGAAGCCTGTTTTGCCTTAAATGATGGAGTAAACCCTCCGGGAAAGCAGGCCCTGCAGGCAGCTAACCGCCTGATTATAACAGGTAATCCGTCGAAAGAGCATTTTGCCAGTTTACTCAAGGTCAATAGTGAAAATACCAAGATCCCGGTTAAAGCAATACAACTGGACCTGGATATGATTTACGACCCCGGCAGCGCAGTTCAAACAGAAGCAAATCTGAATCTGGCAATAGAACGGATTCGCAGCTCAGGAGCAAATACCATTTATTTGCAGTCGTTTAGTGATGAGGACGGATCGGGTAATATCAAGAGTGTCTATTTTTATACGAAAGAGGCACCGGTCAAGGCTGACTTATTTTCTCACGTAATTGGCCGGTTGCGGGAAGAGGGAAGGTTCAGTATTTATGCGTGGTTTCCCACTTTGGCGGCTCAATGGCTGCTGGAGGAATCGCCGCAAGATGCCGTTGCAGCCTATGATGAAAAAAACAAGGGCTGGTATCGGCGGGCGACTCCTTTTAGCTCCCGGGTGAGCGACCGGCTAAGTTCCCTGGTTGCCGATTTGGCAGCTTATAATGATATCGATGGCATTTTGTTTCAGGATGATGTATATTTAAATGATTTTGAGGATTTTTCACCTGCTGCGGGCTGGGCATTCAAAGAACAGACTGACTTTGAACTGACGCCGCAATTGCTCAAGGAAAGACCGGAGCTAAATGAGCGCTGGATTCGTTTGAAAACGGATACACTAACCGGACTGACTGTGAGGCTTTGGGAAACAGCCGGAAGTTACCGTCCTAACCTTGGCAGTGCCCGCAATATATATCCCATTGTGATCACCAATCCGGCAGCCGAAGAATGGCTGGGCCAGAATTACGAACAATATCTTAGGACATATACCTATACGGTAATTATGGCCTATCCTTATTTGGAAAAGGCTTATCAAAATCCGAACGGCTGGCTGGAAAATCTGGCGTCGGCTGCTTTAAGTAACCGGGAAAATGCCCAAAAGACAGTGTTTAAGCTGCAGACCTATGACTGGAATAAAAAACACTGGTTGAGCGAAGCTGAAATACGCAAACAGGCTGAAGTTCTTAGGAAAAAGGGTGTAATTCATATAGCATATTATCCGGAAAACGTATATTCCGAACAATAAATTAGCCATCTTCGCTGGTACTTCTGCCACAACCATGGTTGCTATGAACAGATAAGAATGCAGTTCTTTCCTCAAATGGTTTTATGTGTTGCGGCAGGATAAAAATTCGTGAGGTGAAACATGCTGGATTCCTATAGTTTGCTGGAATTTTTAGAGGATTATGTTTTTTACTACCCGTTGGCTATGAGTATTATCTGGATGATTGGGGCGTCTTACTTCTATATGCGGCGGGAGCAAGGCCGGAAAAAACTGCCGGAGTTGGAAGCATATCCGTTGGTTTCCGTACTGGTGCCCGCACGCAATGAAGAGAAGGCGATCGCCAGTACCTTAAAAGCGATCCTTGCCTCTTCGTATCCCCAGCTGGAAGTTATAGCTATTGATGATGCCAGCACGGACAGTACCGCCATGATTTTACAGCAGATAGAGTCGGAAGAGGCCAACGTTCGGGTGTTGCTGCTGGATAAAAATATGGGTAAGCCCTACGCGCTGCGCTGTGGCGCACTGGCCAGCAAAGGTGATATTTTGCTCTGCATTGATGCGGATGCTTATCTTGATCCCTATGCGCTGCACTGGATTGTAGCGCATTTCATCAATGGTCCCCGCGTTGGAGCTGTAACCGGCAATCCCCGGGTCCGCAACAGGACCTCCCTGTTAGCCAAAATACAGGTTGGCGAGTATTCGTCCATCATCGGCATGATCAAGCGGACGCAGCGAATTTTGGGCAAAGTGCTGACGGTATCCGGTGTCATTGCCGCATTTCGCAAGCAGGCTGTTTTTGATGTGGGACTATGGGATACCGATATGATTACGGACGACATAAATATTACCTGGAAGTTGGAAAAGCGTTTCTGGGACATTCGCTATGAACCCAATGCGTTATGCTGGATTCTGGTACCGGAATCTTTTCGAGGTTTATGGAAACAGCGTGTTAGGTGGGCTCAGGGTGGTGTGGAGGTTATCCGCCGTCACCGTGATATATGGAAGAGCTGGAAGCAGAGACGGCTATGGCCGGTTTATCTCGAATATGTACTGTCGGTTATTTGGTCGTATACTTATGTTATTTTCGGCTGCATTTGGCTGATTAATCTGGTATATCCGACCGGTTGGCCGGAAGTGCATATCTTGCCGGAATGGAAGGGTTCCCTGCTGGCCCTTGTGTGCCTGGTCCAATTTCTTGTCGGGTTAAGTCTTGATAAAAAATATGAGCGCCATATTCCCGGCTATTTATTTTGGGTTATCTGGTATCCCTTTGCCTATTGGCTGTTGATGGCTTTGGCTACCGTGTATGCAACGCCCCGGGCGCTTTTTCGGAAAATGGGAAAGCCCGCTGTATGGACAAGTCCCGACAGAGGATTATTTACCAAATTATAAATTCCTGCAAATGGTGAGGAGCGGATGTAATTGCAAAGAAACGAACGGTGGTTTCAGTTTCTTGCCGGTAAGACAGTTGCTGTTGCTGCCGGTTGTCTGATTGTGGTGGCGGCCGTATATTTGGGTTATCGGTCTTCCTACATCAGGTTTCCCGAGTCATTATCAATAAACAATATACTGGTGTTTACCTTTTTGTTTGTACTGGCCGCACTAATCGCGGGACTGCTGTTCCGCAATATAGTGCAAATGGTTTTCGTGTCCCTGTTGTTAAAGAACGAGGTATTGTCAGCCGGTCCTGATTTGGTGATTAACCAGTCTGCTTTGCAAAAACCAGTTGTTCGCGGCCTGGAAATTCTGGTATCGATTTCGGTATGGGGACTTTTTCTATATTTTTTTCACTCCTTTTTTACGGCAGTTAGCTGGATTTTGGGAGGAAGGCTATTATATGGTGATTCGTTATCTCCTTCAATGATTGAGGGGACTGAAACCATACTGTTGATTTCCTTTCTATTTGCTTTAGCTATGTTTCTGGTCATGTTCAGTTGGGCCCAATGGAATTATTGGCGGTTTGGACGGCTGGAACGCCGCAAACCCCGCCCGCCTGTGCCATGTTCGGTGATTGCCGCTCAATACGGCATTCCGGAAAGAATAGTGCATAAGGCTACCACTGTGAAGGTAGCAAGAATACTGACACAGGAGGTTGGTCTGGACCTGGAGGTAATTAAAGAAATGTAACGCTTACTCAGAGAAATACCATATCAGCCGTTGACAATCTTGCCACCGTTGCAGTGGAGGATCTGGCCGGACATGTAGGCGGAATCGGCAGAAGCTAAAAAGACATAGCAGGGAGCTGCCTCAAAGGGCTGACCGGCATGCTGCATGGGTGTGTCTTGACCGAACTGGGCGATATCCTCGTCAGAAAAGGAAGCGGGAATTAACGGGGTCCAAATAGGGCCAGGCGCTACTCCGTTAACACGGATGCCCTGCTTGATAAGTGCCAGCGACAGGGAGCGGGTAAAGGCCACGATAGCGCCTTTAGTGGCTGAATAATCGATAAGCTTTTCGTTGCCGGCATAGGCGGTGACCGAGGCCGTGTTGATTATGGCAGCACCTGCTTTCAGGTAAGCCAGGGCGGCCTTTGTCAAATAGAAGCAGGAAAAAATATTCGTCCGGAAGGTTTTCTCCAATTGGGCGGCGGTGATGTTTGTCAGGGTGGTCTGCACATGCTGCTCACCGGCGTTGTTCACCAGGATATCCAATTGGCCCAGTTTTTTTACTGTCTGATCAACGGCTTGCCGGCAGAAGGCCTCGTCACCGATATCGCCGGACAATAACAGGCAGCGCCGCCCGGTTTTTTCGACGTACTCTTTTGTCTCTTTCGCATCGGCGTCTTCATTTAGGTAAACGATAGCCACATCAGCCCCCTCTTTGGCGAAAGCGATAGCTACGGCGCGGCCAATGCCGCTGTCGCCGCCACTGAGGAGGGCGACTTTTCCTGTCAGTTTACCGCCGGGCCGGTAATTGGCATCGTCAAAAACGGGACGGGGTTTCATTTGCGATTCGATGCCGGGCTGCTGCGCCTGATGCTGGGGCGGAAAAGCCGGCTGGCTGCTTGTATTTTTCTGTTGACTCATAATAGCCTCCTTTGAAAAAGTTGTATGGAAGGAACCTCTGGCTGATTTACACTGTGCGTACTAATGGAGCTTTTTCTACCTGCTTGTGTCAGCAAAACCTTGAATGCCTACTGGCTAGGTCAGGTGAAAAATTATTGTCATACCGACAGGCAGTTAAAGCAGCGGTTCGTTAGAAGTTTTTCCCGTCTGTCGTTTTGTCATGCGCTCTTGGCGATAGACAACAATCATTGGTATAATGTGGATGGGTGGAATTGATTTTTTCGAGGGGAGCGGCTGTTGAATGAGAAGCATACACTTATCACAGGGAAGTGGGCGGACTAAAGTCAATTTGGTATGTGACCGGATGGGAGATAGTCTGGTGGTGCGAATCTTTAATGAAAATGAACACATTGGCGCTGTGGCGGTCGGCGAGTATGACCATGTCCGGGAACGGGCTTCGGGGTCACTGATTAACCGGCTGGGACATAAAGATGATGTGATTGCTTTGCCGGTGGCCCATAAAATTGCCCGCAAAACGAAAAAACCGGTTTGTGTCATTGCCGGCGTTCATTTGGATGATATTACCCCGGAAGAGATTACCGTGCTTACCGACTACTATGAGGCTATGGTGGATAAGCTGCTGGCCCGCCTAGAAGCGGGGCTGGCCTAGTACCAGTACCTTGTCAGCCTAAATCCAGTGAATACTGGCGGCCTATTTTCTGCCCGCTTTGTTGCCGTCAGTCAGCATACTAACGGCATGTTTCGTTCCTTCGCCTCGCGCTGCGAAAAATAGTCTCGTCATTCTTTTACTGCTTTAACACCGACAAGGTATTGGTGAAGAAAACAGCCTGCTTTATTTCATTCTGAAATAAGGCAGGCTGTTTTCTTCTTTTTTACAGTCGATAAGTTTTTATCAGTTCGGCCAAACGATACAGACCGGTAGCCAGATCGTCCAGTCGGGCATAGGCATAAGAAATTCGCAGGTTTTGGCTGGCTTGTTTGTCATATAGATTGCCGGGATTGAGCAGCAGGCCGTTGTCCAGGGCGGTATAAAAGAGCCGGTTCAGCGAAACAGGTTTTTTGAGCGTTAGCCACACATAGAAGCCTCCTTGCGGCACGGTCCAGGTGGCAATGCCGGCAAAGTACTGTTCCAGGATTTGGAGGCAGACGGTACGGCGGGCAAGCAGTTTGCCACGCAGACTGTCCACATGGCGGTAAAAGGCGCCGGAAGCCAACAGGCGATGCACAGCCCATTGCGAGAGGGAACTGGAACCGTAATCAATCTGATTTTTGATATCGGCCAGACGGCTGATAACAGGTTCCGGCCCGGTAATCCAGCCAAGGCGCAGCCCCGGACTCAGCGCTTTGGAAAAGCTGCCGATATAGAGGACCAGGCCCTGTTTATCCAGCGCCTTTACCGGCAGCGGCGGCGGGCTGTCGAACCATAGCTCGCGGTATACGTCATCTTCAATGATTGGCAGCCGTTTGGCGGCGCAAAGAGCATACAGCTCCGCGCGACGTTTTTCCGTCATGGTTGTGCCGGTAGGGTTCTGAAAACAGGGAATGGTGTACAGGCAGCGGGACGCGGTGGCCGGGACGGCTTGCAGCGCCTCAAGCGAAATCCCCTCGTTGTCCATGGGAAGGCCACGCAGCGCGATGCCGGACGACTGGAAAAGATTGAGGGAAAAAAGATAGGAAGGGCGTTCCAGGTAGAGCGTGGAGCTGCGGTTGAGCAAGCCCAGGGAAATGAGCTGTAACGCCTGCAGCCCGCCGGATACGATTAACAGCGAGGCCGGTGTGGCGGCAATCTGCAGCCGTGCTAAGTAGCGGCAAAGCTCTTCCCGCAGCGGGTACAGGCCAAGCGGTTCTTCATAGCCAAGACTGGTAATATGTTCACCAATGCTGCGAAGCGTGTCCTGCATCAGTTCCTTGGGGTAAAACTCGGGTGACAGTTCGCCGGTACCCAGCCGGATGACCCGATCATCAAATTCATAGGTATTGATTTTCTGAATGGTGGACAGGTTGGGCTGCTGCAGTCCCCTATGGGTATAGGGGGTCCACAGGGCGGCCGAGGAGGCAAGGACAGACCAGGAATTATTGGCAACCCGCGTACCGCTGCCGACGGAGGCCTCCAGCAGGCCGTCGGCGATTAGCTCGTTGAGCGCCGTATTGATGGTGCTGCGGTTGACCTTAAGAATGTCCGACATACTGCGCTGCGAGGGGATTTTGGTGCCTGGCGGCCATTCGCCGTTGGCGATCTTGTCTTTGATTTTTTCGATGATTTGTTTGTATAGCGTACTTGCCTGAGTTCTGTCAAGCTGCCAGTCGATGGTGTCCATACAAAGCCTCCCCGTCGGATATCTGTCATGCTATGAACTTATTGTAACAAAGTGGTTGGGTATTTTCCAGCAGGATTGGCTGGTTACAAAGAGATATTCAGTTATTACAATGAAGAAAAAGCACACATGGAGGATGGATAAATGGTTGGGTATTCTATACAGGGGTTTTTGATGGGCATCGCCTATTTGGCGCCCATAGGCATGCAAAATTTATATGTGATTAATACGGCGTTGCGTAAAACCAGGTTAAAGGCCTACCAGGTGGCGCTACTGGTTACGCTGTTCGATATATCGTTGTCTATCTCCGCCTTTTGGGGGACCGGAAAAGTACTGGAGTCCATTCCGTTCTTAAAATGGGGCTTTTATCTGTTCGGCAGTCTGATCATTCTGGCCATCGGTATCGGTCTGCTGCGGACACAACCGGAAAGTTCAGCGGATATCCAACTGGATGAATCTTTTTATAAGACGGTGTTTTTTACCTTCAGCGTGACCTGGCTGAATCCGCAGGCTTTGCTGGACAGCACCTTTATTTTGGGCGGATATCGCGCTTCGCTTGACGCCATGGCCAGTCTCTTCTTTATGTCCGGCGTCATTAGCGGGTCTTTTGTCTGGTTTTTCGGTCTGGTCACGCTGGTGGCCCGTTTTCGCCATCAATTAACGGCGGCCAGGCTGCGACTGATCAATGTAGTCTGCGGTGTTACCATTATTCTGTTTGGCATCAATCTGGGTTATAAGTTTCTCCAGGACGTGTTGGCCGGTTATCCTGTTTTATGGCATTAATATTGGCCCGATCAATACCTCTTATGAAGGCATTCATTGAAAAGAGTTTGCAGAAAATAGGAATAGCTCAGGGGTTTGACGGCAGTTTTTCCAATGAATCGGATTTTCCTGTGCGGATCAGTGTTAAGCAGGCGTCAGAATTGCGAGAGGCTGTCGGGCGGTTTAAAATCTAAATACGTAACAATAAACCCGCTTAGGCGGGTTTTACTTTTAGAGGTTGTTTGAGGTAAGGAACTATCTGTATAAAATGACCGGGCTATTGTGAAAATAAGGAAAGCTTCCTGACGGATTATTGACTTTGGCAGAAAACAAATTATAATATATACTATACAGGGGTATAGTAATGGAGGGTGAGCTGTGTTAAACGAACAGGAGCAGAAGAATATTAAGGCAAGACTGAGACGGATTGCCGGTCAGATAAACGGAATTGAAAAGATGGTGGAAGAACGGCGGTATTGTGTCGATACGCTGCAGCAGATTATGGCGGCCAGGTCGGCGCTTAATCAAGTGGCACTCATTATGTTGGAAAGCCACACTAAAAGCTGTGTAGTAACCGCGATTCAGGAAAATCGCACGGAAGAGTCGGTTAAAGAATTGATGGATGTATTGTCCAAGTTTGCGAAATAACGGGTTCTGTTTCTACTAAGAACCTGGAAAAGTTAAGAGGGTGAAACCGGTATGAATAAAATGCAAAGTGAAAGTTTGGTAACGTCTTCCTTTAAAATTGGCGGCATGTCCTGCGCCGCTTGCTCCAGCCGGGTAGAGCGAGGCTTGGCCGGTCTGCCGGGGGTGGTCAAGGCGGCGGTCAATCTGGCAACCGAAAAAGCTTCGGTTACCTACGAGCCTAAAGAAGTCAGTCTGCAGGAGCTGGCCAGGAAGGTGGAGGACTTAGGATATCAGACGTTTAAGGAAAAATATGAGTTTAATATAACCGGCATGCACTGCGCCGCTTGTTCAGCCAGAATAGAGCGGGCTGTCAGCAAACTGCCCGGCGTTTATCAGGCAGTGGTTAATCTGGCGGTGGAGAAAGCCGTTATTGAAGTGAATCCGGATGAGATCACCAGTGCCATGCTCGTCGCTAAAATTGAAAGCCTGGGCTTTGGTGCGCAACCGATTGCCGATAATGCCGGCGGCGAGGCCGGTACCGACCGTGAAAAGGCCGCCCGCCAACAAGATATAAAGCGGCAGCAGTTTAGGCTTGTCCTTTCGGCCATATTCTCGCTGCCCCTGATACTGGCTATGGTGTTACATCTGATGGGAAGTGACGGACAGGTGACGGCGCTGTTGATGAACCCGTATCTGCAGTGGTTTTTGGCCACACCTGTCCAGTTTATCGCCGGTGGGCAGTTTTACCGGGGAGCTTACCTGGCTTTAAAAAACGGTGGTGCCAATATGGATGTGTTGGTCGTGTTGGGAACGTCGGCTGCCTATTTTTACAGCATTGCCAATATGCTGTATTCGCCGCATAATTTGTATTTCGAAACTTCGGCCATACTGATTACGCTGATTATTCTGGGTAAGCTGCTGGAAGCCAGGGCCAAAGGGCGCACTTCGGAGGCCATCAAAGCGCTCATGGGACTGCAAGCCAAAACAGCCCGGGTGGTGCGGAACGGCAAAGAAGAGGAGATCCCTATTGACCTTGTACAGGTCGGTGATGTCTTAGCCGTCCGGCCGGGAGAGAAAATTCCCGTTGACGGCGTGGTGGTGGAAGGCACATCAACGGTTGATGAATCCATGCTGACCGGGGAAAGTTTGCCAGTTGAGAAAACGGTCGGCGATGCAGTGACCGGTGCGACTCTGAACCGGGTGGGGGCCTTTAAGTTTAAGGCCGCCCGGATTGGCAAAGATACGGCTTTGGCTCAGATTGTGCGCATTGTGGAAGAGGCCCAGGGGTCAAAGGCGCCGATTCAGCGGTTTGCCGACGTGGTTTCCGGTTATTTTGTACCGGTAGTAGTGGGGCTTGCCGTGCTTACCTTTCTCGTTTGGTATGTGATCGTCGATGCCGGTAATTTTTCACGGGCCTTAGTCAATTTTACCGCGGTACTGGTTATTGCCTGCCCCTGCGCTTTAGGGTTGGCAACGCCGACCTCGATTATGGTAGGGACCGGCAAAGGGGCTGAAAACGGCATACTGATCAAGGGTGCCGAGCATTTGGAACATGCCCACCGGATTACCACGCTGGTTTTGGATAAAACGGGGACGATTACCAAGGGTGAGCCGGAAGTAACCGATTTTACTAATTTGTCCGGTATGGCTGAGGCTGAACTATTGTCGCTGGCTGGGGGCGCGGAAAAAAACTCCGAGCATCCCCTGGCGCAGGCTATTGTCAGCTATAGCCAAAAACAGGCTGCATTGCTGAGTGAACCTGCAACGTTCACGGCGATTCCCGGTCATGGGGTTGAGGCTGTGGTCGCCGGCAAACGCATTCTGCTGGGGACCCGGAAGCTGCTGCAAGAGCAGAATATTGACTTTGCCGGGCATATTCCGGCCATCGAAGCGATGGAGCAGCAGGGAAAGACTGTCATGCTGATGGCGGTCGAGGAAGAACTGGCCGGGTTGTTTGCCGTTGCCGATACGGTGAAACCGCGGTCGGTGGAGGCCATAGCCCAACTGCAGGCGCTGGGGATCGAGGTTTGGATGCTTACCGGCGACAACGAACGGACAGCCAGAGCCATTGCGGGGAGCGTGGGAATCACCCATGTTTTGGCGGAAGTTCTGCCTGAAGATAAAGCGCGAAAAGTAAAGGAACTGAAAGGTCAGGGGAAGATTGTTGCCATGGCCGGTGACGGTATTAACGACGCCCCGGCTTTAGCAACCGCCGATGTGGGGTTTGCTGTTGGAACAGGAACCGATGTGGCCATTGAGGCCGCCGATGTTACCTTAATGAACAGTGAACTGACCGGTATTGTGGCTGCTATACGGTTAAGCAAAGCGACGATGAAAAACATCAAGCAAAATCTGTTCTGGGCCCTTGTCTATAACTCCTTGGGCATCCCGCTGGCTGCCGCCGGCTATCTGTCGCCGGTCATCGCCGGAGCGGCGATGGCCTTCAGTTCGGTTTCGGTTGTGACCAATGCGCTGCGTTTGAGAAATTTTGAACCCTATCATAAGGCTGAGCTTATAAAATAAAACAGAGACTATTCTTTAAATGATAAAACTTATTTAAAGAATAGTCTTTTCTTATATTTGCAGGGCTGCATTACTTATTTTTGAACAGTTTTTTATATAGCGTAATAAATTCTAGATATAAAGCGTTTTTTGGGCAAAATAGGTGAGTTATGAATAATTTTCAAGGTATTTCTTGACAATTTAAATTTTTTTATTATAATGAAGCTTATGTTGTTAGAGGAAAATAATACAAGATATGGCAAACTTGATGAAAATCAAGGTCGCAAAGCTATGGGTCTAAGTACAGTTTTGTATATGACTGCCAAGTTGCTGATGTAACTTGGCAGTCATTTTTTTGTGTTTTTTAAAAGGGATGAATTTGACTGGTTGAAAAAAATAATAAACTATACTTTCGTATAGTGTCAAATTTGTAAACCTTTACTATAGTTACAAATGCTTTTGCGCAGTTATCATAACAATTTTCCATAAATCTTATTGCAATGACAGACATAATAGTTAGTTTTCATTTTATCTATTATCTATCTTGGATTTCTATAAAACTATTTGAAAACATAACCTAGGGGGGAGAAATGGATTGGGCAAGGGAAGTACCTTAATTTACAGCCTGCTAATAGTTATGGGCGGCATTTTTTTCTTTTGTACGGTAAGAAATGAAGTGGTGGCAGCAGATATTCAATATAAAAAAGAAATGGTCTTATTGATTGAAGAAATCAGCAACTATGCGAAAAAGAAAAATCCTTATTTTCAGGTAATCGGCAATGGCGGACTGGATTTATACCGTCAGGAAAATCTTGATGATGCGTTGATCAAAAGATTACTTAATCATCTTGATGGAGTTTTAGTGGAGGGGCGGGCTTATACCTGGGGAAAAACGGAGGATGATCAGGCGATGCATACTATGCCGACAACTCCTGACGCTAAAGATTTTATTGACTCCTCGTTAAGTTTGCCTGTAGCCAATCATCTACCGGTTTTTATCGTGGACTATTGCCAGGATCATAACCAGATTGATGATGCATATCGGGAGAATCGTGCGAAAGGGTATATTTCTTTTATCGGAAGCCCTGATCTTAATACCATTCCTTCTTATCCACGGGATTTGCCGTGGGAATTTAACAAAAAAATTAGTCGTCTTGATCAGGTGCACAGCTTTCTAATTTTGTTGAATCCCGGAAATTTCAAAAGCAAGGAAGAGTATCTGCGTAAGCTGCGCAATACGAATTGCGACTTGCTGATTATCGACCGTTATTTTGATAATCAACCGTTGTCCAGTGCCGACGTGGCTTCGCTTCGTGTAAGGAAAAACGGCACTTCCCGGCTGGTATTTGCTTATCTAAGCATTGGTGAAGCGGAAAACTATCGGCCTTATTGGCAGGCGTCCTGGTCAACATCCCCTCCCGCCTGGATTGCGGAAGAAAATCCTGATTGGCAGGGGAATTTTAAGGTGAAATATTGGACTAAAGAGTGGAAAAAGGTTTTATTCGGTTCTCCTCGGACTTTACTTGATGAGATTGTAAAAGATGGCTTTAGTGGTGTTTTTTTAGATGTCATTGATGCATACGACTATTTCGAGAACAAGCAAGTCATGTAATTTTTGTATATTTTCTCAGCGTGGTAGTGCAAACAATTGCAGTTTGTTTATTATCAAATATTGGAGGAACAGCAATGAACATACTAATCACTGGCGGTTGTGGTTTTATCGGATCACATGTTGCCGAACGTTTTTTTAAAGAAGGCCACAAAATTTGTATTATTGATAATCTTTCTACCGGGACGAAAGCCAATCTCAGTGTTGACTATGATTTTTATCAGCTTAATGTAACGGATAAAAACTGCGAGGAGGTTTTCCGCACGAATAACATCGATTGTGTTATTCATCTTGCGGCGCAAGTCGACGTTGCCGTTTCCAATGCGGATGCTTATCTGGATAGTGAATCCAATATACTTGGCTTAATCAACATGCTGGACCTGGCTCGCAAATACAAAGTAAG
This is a stretch of genomic DNA from Propionispora hippei DSM 15287. It encodes these proteins:
- the pgaD gene encoding poly-beta-1,6-N-acetyl-D-glucosamine biosynthesis protein PgaD, translating into MQRNERWFQFLAGKTVAVAAGCLIVVAAVYLGYRSSYIRFPESLSINNILVFTFLFVLAALIAGLLFRNIVQMVFVSLLLKNEVLSAGPDLVINQSALQKPVVRGLEILVSISVWGLFLYFFHSFFTAVSWILGGRLLYGDSLSPSMIEGTETILLISFLFALAMFLVMFSWAQWNYWRFGRLERRKPRPPVPCSVIAAQYGIPERIVHKATTVKVARILTQEVGLDLEVIKEM
- the pgaC gene encoding poly-beta-1,6-N-acetyl-D-glucosamine synthase, which produces MLDSYSLLEFLEDYVFYYPLAMSIIWMIGASYFYMRREQGRKKLPELEAYPLVSVLVPARNEEKAIASTLKAILASSYPQLEVIAIDDASTDSTAMILQQIESEEANVRVLLLDKNMGKPYALRCGALASKGDILLCIDADAYLDPYALHWIVAHFINGPRVGAVTGNPRVRNRTSLLAKIQVGEYSSIIGMIKRTQRILGKVLTVSGVIAAFRKQAVFDVGLWDTDMITDDINITWKLEKRFWDIRYEPNALCWILVPESFRGLWKQRVRWAQGGVEVIRRHRDIWKSWKQRRLWPVYLEYVLSVIWSYTYVIFGCIWLINLVYPTGWPEVHILPEWKGSLLALVCLVQFLVGLSLDKKYERHIPGYLFWVIWYPFAYWLLMALATVYATPRALFRKMGKPAVWTSPDRGLFTKL
- the pgaB gene encoding poly-beta-1,6-N-acetyl-D-glucosamine N-deacetylase PgaB, translating into MNKKITGVLVFCMLILLICPPSLANAKAVLVLCYHNVTDQPGQDIYAVTPANLKSHLTYLKEQGYTPISLKEYIAASQTGAALPDKPVLLTFDDGYQSVYTKVFPLLKEYRYPGMIAIVTSWLDYAPAELGPLVTWQQIREMEGSGLIDVASHSHDMHRFTVITPQGDRGPLLSRLQYKNGRYETVDEQRERVRRDLHESQAAFNKELGHTVQAVVWPYGAYTPSAVTDALQEGFEACFALNDGVNPPGKQALQAANRLIITGNPSKEHFASLLKVNSENTKIPVKAIQLDLDMIYDPGSAVQTEANLNLAIERIRSSGANTIYLQSFSDEDGSGNIKSVYFYTKEAPVKADLFSHVIGRLREEGRFSIYAWFPTLAAQWLLEESPQDAVAAYDEKNKGWYRRATPFSSRVSDRLSSLVADLAAYNDIDGILFQDDVYLNDFEDFSPAAGWAFKEQTDFELTPQLLKERPELNERWIRLKTDTLTGLTVRLWETAGSYRPNLGSARNIYPIVITNPAAEEWLGQNYEQYLRTYTYTVIMAYPYLEKAYQNPNGWLENLASAALSNRENAQKTVFKLQTYDWNKKHWLSEAEIRKQAEVLRKKGVIHIAYYPENVYSEQ
- a CDS encoding aminotransferase-like domain-containing protein is translated as MDTIDWQLDRTQASTLYKQIIEKIKDKIANGEWPPGTKIPSQRSMSDILKVNRSTINTALNELIADGLLEASVGSGTRVANNSWSVLASSAALWTPYTHRGLQQPNLSTIQKINTYEFDDRVIRLGTGELSPEFYPKELMQDTLRSIGEHITSLGYEEPLGLYPLREELCRYLARLQIAATPASLLIVSGGLQALQLISLGLLNRSSTLYLERPSYLFSLNLFQSSGIALRGLPMDNEGISLEALQAVPATASRCLYTIPCFQNPTGTTMTEKRRAELYALCAAKRLPIIEDDVYRELWFDSPPPLPVKALDKQGLVLYIGSFSKALSPGLRLGWITGPEPVISRLADIKNQIDYGSSSLSQWAVHRLLASGAFYRHVDSLRGKLLARRTVCLQILEQYFAGIATWTVPQGGFYVWLTLKKPVSLNRLFYTALDNGLLLNPGNLYDKQASQNLRISYAYARLDDLATGLYRLAELIKTYRL
- a CDS encoding SDR family oxidoreductase, with translation MSQQKNTSSQPAFPPQHQAQQPGIESQMKPRPVFDDANYRPGGKLTGKVALLSGGDSGIGRAVAIAFAKEGADVAIVYLNEDADAKETKEYVEKTGRRCLLLSGDIGDEAFCRQAVDQTVKKLGQLDILVNNAGEQHVQTTLTNITAAQLEKTFRTNIFSCFYLTKAALAYLKAGAAIINTASVTAYAGNEKLIDYSATKGAIVAFTRSLSLALIKQGIRVNGVAPGPIWTPLIPASFSDEDIAQFGQDTPMQHAGQPFEAAPCYVFLASADSAYMSGQILHCNGGKIVNG
- a CDS encoding LysE/ArgO family amino acid transporter; this translates as MVGYSIQGFLMGIAYLAPIGMQNLYVINTALRKTRLKAYQVALLVTLFDISLSISAFWGTGKVLESIPFLKWGFYLFGSLIILAIGIGLLRTQPESSADIQLDESFYKTVFFTFSVTWLNPQALLDSTFILGGYRASLDAMASLFFMSGVISGSFVWFFGLVTLVARFRHQLTAARLRLINVVCGVTIILFGINLGYKFLQDVLAGYPVLWH
- the lpdD gene encoding prenylated flavin chaperone LpdD; translation: MRSIHLSQGSGRTKVNLVCDRMGDSLVVRIFNENEHIGAVAVGEYDHVRERASGSLINRLGHKDDVIALPVAHKIARKTKKPVCVIAGVHLDDITPEEITVLTDYYEAMVDKLLARLEAGLA